Proteins encoded together in one Janthinobacterium tructae window:
- a CDS encoding ABC transporter ATP-binding protein: MPNLVEIRDLHFAYGERSILSGLQMDFPRGKVVAVMGGSGSGKTTVLRLIGGQLRPSSGSVNIDGQIVHTLKTDELYQMRRKMGMLFQHGALFTDLTAFENVAFPLREHTDLNEELIRTLVLMKLHAVGLRNAAQLKPAEISGGMGRRVALARAIALDPELIMYDEPFAGLDPISMGVTANLIRNLNDALGSTSILVSHDVKECFAIADYVYFLSSGKIVAHGTPAQMAVSTHPYVKQFVNAEADGPVPFHYPGKSLADDLGLHAGAGR; encoded by the coding sequence GTGCCAAATCTTGTTGAGATCCGTGATTTACACTTTGCCTATGGAGAACGTTCGATTTTATCGGGCCTTCAAATGGATTTCCCACGTGGAAAAGTTGTGGCCGTCATGGGTGGCTCCGGCAGTGGCAAGACGACCGTATTGCGCCTGATCGGCGGGCAGTTGCGCCCCAGTTCCGGCTCCGTGAATATCGACGGCCAGATCGTGCATACGCTCAAAACCGACGAGTTATATCAAATGCGCCGCAAGATGGGCATGCTGTTCCAGCACGGCGCCCTGTTTACGGACTTGACGGCGTTCGAGAACGTGGCGTTCCCCCTGCGCGAACACACGGATCTCAATGAAGAGCTGATCCGCACCCTGGTGCTGATGAAGCTGCACGCCGTGGGGCTGCGCAATGCGGCGCAATTGAAGCCGGCCGAGATTTCGGGCGGCATGGGCCGCCGCGTCGCGCTGGCGCGTGCGATCGCGCTCGACCCCGAACTGATCATGTACGACGAGCCGTTCGCCGGCCTCGACCCGATTTCCATGGGCGTGACGGCCAATTTGATCCGCAATCTGAACGATGCGCTGGGTTCCACGTCTATCCTGGTATCGCACGACGTGAAGGAGTGTTTCGCCATCGCTGATTATGTGTATTTTCTATCATCGGGCAAGATCGTGGCGCACGGCACGCCGGCCCAGATGGCCGTGTCGACGCATCCGTACGTCAAGCAGTTCGTCAATGCCGAGGCCGATGGCCCCGTACCGTTCCACTATCCGGGCAAGTCGCTGGCCGACGACCTGGGCTTGCACGCGGGGGCAGGCCGATGA
- a CDS encoding response regulator transcription factor, which translates to MTKILIVEDNLDYAEDMAEFLVELEHEVHITSSAGGMWTALSHGNVGVVVLDLGLPDEDGFNVIPRMRQLYPQIGVLVLTGRVAFDSRILGLRLGADHYLTKPIKFPELAAHIEALDRRVGPQDPVPEPGKWTLKVSARQLELMGAVIALTEKEFNFLHLLTINTRPVPRDVIVAGMGGEDPDAGRRVDMLVYRLRKKAKTGLGQDLPLRSAYGEGYSLSASFNLS; encoded by the coding sequence ATGACGAAAATACTGATCGTCGAAGACAATCTGGACTACGCCGAAGACATGGCGGAGTTTCTCGTTGAGCTCGAACATGAAGTCCATATCACCAGTTCCGCTGGCGGGATGTGGACGGCGTTGAGCCATGGCAATGTCGGCGTGGTGGTGCTGGACCTGGGCTTGCCTGACGAGGACGGCTTCAACGTCATCCCCCGCATGCGCCAGCTGTATCCGCAAATTGGCGTGCTGGTGCTGACGGGGCGTGTCGCTTTCGACAGCCGCATCCTGGGCTTGCGCCTGGGTGCCGACCACTATCTGACCAAGCCGATCAAGTTTCCCGAACTGGCCGCCCACATCGAGGCGCTCGACCGCCGCGTCGGCCCGCAAGATCCCGTGCCTGAGCCGGGCAAGTGGACCTTGAAAGTGAGCGCGCGCCAACTTGAGCTGATGGGCGCCGTCATCGCCCTGACGGAAAAAGAATTCAACTTCCTGCACTTGCTCACCATCAACACCCGCCCCGTGCCGCGCGATGTCATTGTGGCCGGCATGGGCGGCGAAGATCCCGATGCGGGCCGCCGGGTCGACATGCTCGTGTACCGCCTGCGCAAGAAAGCCAAGACGGGCCTGGGCCAGGACTTGCCGCTGCGCAGCGCGTATGGCGAAGGCTACAGCCTGTCGGCCAGTTTTAATCTGTCCTGA
- a CDS encoding transposase, with amino-acid sequence MARLPRLIIPALPHYVIQRGSNRQLVFQDTADYAQCLSWLKTGAKMFKVAIHAYVLLPDQLHLLATPADATGLGQLMQWLGRYYVPYFNQKYGREGALWQGRYKTSVIDADNFFLTCCRYLECVPVQTGLAAQALDHAWSSYAHHAGVRPDPLITDHALYWALGNTPFDREAAYLRLFEQGLGSSQVNTLEQAVLKGWPLGSDAFKQALEQKMQRQVLPAKRGRPRKIAAATGAN; translated from the coding sequence ATGGCCCGTTTACCCCGTCTCATCATTCCCGCATTGCCCCATTACGTGATCCAGCGCGGCAGCAACCGCCAGCTGGTGTTCCAGGACACGGCTGACTACGCGCAATGCCTGTCCTGGCTGAAAACGGGCGCGAAAATGTTCAAGGTGGCCATTCACGCCTATGTTTTATTGCCTGATCAGCTACATTTACTGGCTACGCCAGCCGACGCGACGGGCCTGGGGCAGCTGATGCAGTGGCTGGGACGCTATTACGTGCCGTATTTCAATCAGAAATACGGCCGCGAAGGTGCTTTGTGGCAGGGACGCTACAAAACCTCCGTCATCGATGCCGACAATTTCTTCCTGACTTGCTGCCGCTACCTGGAGTGCGTGCCCGTGCAAACGGGCCTGGCGGCCCAGGCGCTGGACCATGCGTGGTCCAGCTATGCCCACCATGCGGGTGTGCGTCCCGATCCCCTCATCACCGACCACGCGCTGTACTGGGCGCTGGGCAATACGCCGTTCGACCGCGAGGCCGCCTATCTGCGCCTGTTCGAGCAAGGCCTGGGCAGCAGCCAGGTAAACACCCTGGAACAGGCTGTATTGAAGGGCTGGCCGCTGGGCTCGGACGCTTTCAAACAGGCGCTGGAGCAGAAAATGCAGCGGCAAGTGCTGCCTGCCAAGCGGGGCCGTCCCCGCAAAATCGCGGCCGCAACGGGTGCCAATTGA
- a CDS encoding glutamate synthase subunit beta, which produces MGKITGFMEFKRQDEHYLEPAARLKNYKEFVLHLSDAQATVQGARCMDCGIPFCTTGCPVNNIIPDWNDLVYRGAYREALDILHSTNNFPEFTGRICPAPCESACTLGIHEDPVGIKSIEHKIIDMGWEHGWVTPQPAPFSTGKKVAIVGSGPAGLAAAQQLARAGHAVTVFEKSDRVGGLLRYGIPDFKMEKSHIDLRVKQMEAEGVVFRTSVLVGKDFPAHVNNWAKETIFPEDLEKEFDAVIMAGGAEQPRDLPVPGRELKGVHFAMDFLPLQNKVNAGDKLKDQIKATGKHVVVIGGGDTGSDCVGTSNRHGAASVAQFELMPQPPEQENKPLVWPYWPTKLRTSSSHEEGCERDWAVATKRFEGKGGKVEKLIACRVEWKDGKMSEVPNSEFEMKADLVFLAMGFVSPVQQVLQAFGVDTDARGNVKASTDGTGCYQTSVAKVFAAGDMRRGQSLVVWAIREGRQCARAVDEFLMGASLLPR; this is translated from the coding sequence GTGGGTAAAATTACCGGCTTCATGGAATTCAAGCGCCAGGACGAGCACTATCTGGAGCCTGCCGCGCGCCTGAAGAACTACAAGGAATTCGTGCTGCACCTGTCGGATGCGCAAGCCACCGTGCAAGGCGCGCGCTGCATGGATTGCGGCATTCCCTTCTGCACCACGGGTTGCCCCGTGAATAACATCATTCCTGACTGGAATGACCTGGTGTACCGTGGCGCTTACCGCGAAGCGCTCGACATCTTGCATTCGACCAACAACTTCCCGGAATTTACGGGCCGCATCTGCCCGGCGCCGTGCGAATCGGCTTGCACCCTGGGCATTCACGAAGATCCGGTCGGCATCAAGTCGATCGAACATAAAATCATCGACATGGGCTGGGAACACGGCTGGGTCACGCCGCAGCCGGCCCCTTTCAGCACGGGCAAGAAAGTGGCTATCGTCGGTTCCGGCCCTGCCGGCCTGGCGGCGGCGCAGCAGCTGGCGCGCGCCGGCCATGCCGTCACCGTGTTTGAAAAGAGCGACCGTGTCGGTGGTTTGTTGCGTTATGGCATTCCTGACTTCAAGATGGAAAAATCGCACATCGACTTGCGCGTGAAACAGATGGAAGCCGAAGGCGTGGTCTTCCGCACCAGCGTACTGGTCGGCAAGGATTTCCCTGCCCATGTGAACAACTGGGCCAAGGAAACCATTTTCCCGGAAGACCTGGAAAAAGAATTTGACGCCGTCATCATGGCCGGCGGCGCCGAGCAGCCGCGCGATTTGCCCGTGCCCGGCCGCGAACTGAAAGGCGTGCACTTCGCCATGGATTTCCTGCCGCTGCAAAACAAGGTCAACGCGGGTGACAAGCTCAAGGACCAGATCAAGGCGACGGGCAAGCATGTGGTGGTGATCGGCGGCGGCGACACGGGGTCCGACTGCGTGGGCACCTCGAACCGCCATGGCGCCGCCTCGGTGGCCCAGTTCGAACTGATGCCGCAGCCGCCGGAACAGGAAAACAAGCCGCTGGTCTGGCCGTACTGGCCGACCAAGCTGCGCACCTCGTCCTCGCACGAGGAAGGCTGCGAGCGCGACTGGGCCGTGGCCACCAAGCGTTTCGAAGGCAAGGGCGGCAAGGTGGAAAAGCTGATCGCTTGCCGCGTGGAGTGGAAAGACGGCAAGATGAGCGAAGTGCCGAACTCGGAATTCGAGATGAAGGCTGACCTGGTTTTCCTGGCCATGGGTTTTGTTTCCCCTGTGCAACAGGTTCTGCAAGCGTTCGGTGTCGATACGGATGCGCGCGGCAACGTCAAGGCCAGCACGGACGGCACCGGTTGCTACCAGACGTCGGTGGCCAAGGTGTTTGCCGCCGGCGACATGCGCCGTGGCCAGTCGCTGGTGGTCTGGGCCATCCGCGAAGGGCGCCAGTGCGCGCGCGCCGTCGATGAGTTCCTGATGGGGGCATCGCTGCTGCCACGCTAA
- a CDS encoding MlaA family lipoprotein, giving the protein MSESTKQSQGSLARIGLALAIAASVSACATGTNPRDPLEGYNRAMFKFNDTVDQVALKPVATAYKKVTPSFVQTGVGNFFGNLSDVWSAVNNLLQGKGEAGLQDVVRVSMNSTFGILGLIDIASQAGIPKHNEDFGQTLGWYGIQPGPYVMLPLLGPSTVRDTVALPLDMTGDPWRYKDPVNVRNIGTVTRIVDKRAALLDATNLMEAAALDRYEFIRDGFLQARESKVFDGDTDRRDRKVPKNDSSDYAPEYDAKPQAAPVEAPPATAAADVAPADLVTSGSNTVASEARPQE; this is encoded by the coding sequence ATGAGCGAGTCGACCAAACAATCCCAAGGCAGCCTGGCGCGTATCGGCCTGGCCCTGGCCATCGCCGCCAGCGTGAGCGCTTGCGCCACCGGCACCAATCCGCGCGACCCGCTGGAAGGGTATAACCGCGCCATGTTCAAGTTCAACGACACCGTCGACCAGGTGGCCCTGAAGCCGGTCGCCACGGCCTACAAGAAAGTCACGCCATCGTTCGTGCAAACGGGCGTGGGCAACTTCTTCGGCAACTTGTCCGATGTGTGGAGCGCCGTGAACAATTTGCTGCAAGGCAAGGGTGAAGCGGGCTTGCAAGACGTCGTGCGCGTCAGCATGAACTCGACCTTCGGTATTCTCGGCCTGATCGACATCGCTTCGCAGGCGGGCATTCCGAAGCATAACGAAGACTTTGGCCAGACCCTGGGCTGGTATGGCATCCAGCCAGGTCCGTACGTGATGCTGCCGCTGCTGGGCCCATCGACCGTGCGCGACACGGTGGCCCTGCCGCTCGATATGACGGGCGACCCATGGCGCTACAAGGATCCGGTCAATGTGCGCAATATCGGTACGGTGACGCGCATCGTCGACAAGCGCGCCGCGCTGCTCGACGCGACCAACCTGATGGAAGCGGCCGCGCTGGACCGCTATGAATTCATCCGCGACGGCTTCCTGCAGGCGCGCGAAAGCAAGGTTTTCGATGGCGATACGGACCGCCGCGACCGCAAAGTGCCAAAAAACGACAGCAGCGATTATGCGCCGGAGTACGATGCGAAACCCCAGGCGGCCCCTGTGGAAGCCCCACCAGCGACCGCTGCGGCCGACGTCGCGCCAGCGGACCTCGTAACATCTGGTAGCAATACCGTGGCTTCCGAGGCCAGGCCCCAGGAGTAA
- a CDS encoding glutamate synthase-related protein, which produces MKAQGLYDPANEHDACGVGFVAHIKGNKTHSIVEQGLLILKNLDHRGAVGADALMGDGAGILIQIPDQYYREEMAKQGVELPPPGEYGVGMVFLPKEHASRIACEQEIERAVRIEGQVVLGWRNVPIDTDMPMSPTVRAKEPVIRQIFIGRGPDIMVTDALERKLYVIRKSSGHAIQALKLLHGKEFFVPSMSARTIVYKGLLLADQVGVYYKDLQDARCISALALVHQRFSTNTFPEWPLAHPYRLIAHNGEINTVKGNFNWMRAREGVMKSAVLGDDLQKLFPLIYEGQSDTACFDNALELLLMAGYPIAQAMMMMIPEAWENHTTMDDNRRAFYEYHAAMMEPWDGPAAMAFTDGRHIGGTLDRNGLRPARYIVTDDDLVVMASESGVLPIPESKIIQKWRLQPGKMFLIDLEAGRIIDDQELKNTYANAKPYKAWINSVRIKLDEIKLAEGQAKHDRAQGEKEQPSLLDRQQAFGYTQEDLKFLMAPMAVAGEEATGSMGNDSPLAVMSNKLKPLYNYFKQLFAQVTNPPIDPIREAMVMSLVSFIGPKPNLLDTNNVNPPMRLEVAQPVLGFDDMARLRNISAHTGGKFKSYELDICYPLAWGKEGVEACLASLCAEAVDAVKSGHNILIVSDRAICADQVAIPALLATSTVHQHLVSKGLRASTGLVVETGSARETHHFALLAGYGAEAVHPYLAMETLAEMAHGLPGDLSAEKAIYNYTKAVGKGLMKVMSKMGISTYMSYCGAQIFEAIGLNKSLVDKYFKGTASNVEGIGVFEVAEEALRLHALAFGNDPVLMDKLDAGGEYAFRVRGEDHMWTPDAIAKLQHSTRSNNFSSYKEYAQIINDQSRRHLTLRGLFEFKLDPTKAIPLDEVEPAKEIVKRFATGAMSLGSISTEAHATLAVAMNRIGGKSNTGEGGEDPNRYTQELKGIPIRQGDTMASIVGAEQIVVDIPLQEGDSMRSRIKQVASGRFGVTAAYLNSADQIQIKMAQGAKPGEGGQLPGHKVSEYIASLRFSVPGVGLISPPPHHDIYSIEDLAQLIHDLKNANPRASISVKLVSEVGIGTVAAGVTKAKADHVVVAGHDGGTGASPLSSVKHAGTPWELGLAETQQTLVLNGLRSRIRVQADGQMKTGRDVVIAALLGADEIGFATAPLVVEGCIMMRKCHLNTCPVGVATQDPVLRAKFSGKPEYVVNYFFFVAEEARQLMAQLGIRTYDELIGRVDLLDKSKAISHWKAQGLDFSAIFYKPETPSGQACRHVEFQDHALEKALDHKLIAQARAALEKGERVSFISPVRNVNRTVGTMLSGEVAKKYGHAGLPDDTIHIQLQGTAGQSACAFLAHGITIDLVGEGNDYVGKGLSGGRIIVRPNTEFRGWAVDNIIIGNTVLYGAIAGEAFFNGVAGERFAVRNSGATTVVEGLGDHGCEYMTGGTVVVLGNTGRNFAAGMSGGIAYVYDPAGDFATKCNTAMVSLDKVVSAAEQHLDRDAWHTQHRDGVPEADEVILKRLIERHFKHTGSTRARVLLDDWAAARGKFVKVFPNEYKRALIEMAADAAMDVQAVAA; this is translated from the coding sequence ATGAAAGCGCAAGGCCTGTACGACCCAGCCAATGAACACGATGCCTGCGGCGTCGGTTTCGTCGCCCATATCAAGGGCAACAAGACCCATTCGATCGTCGAACAGGGTTTGCTGATTCTGAAAAACCTCGATCACCGGGGCGCCGTGGGCGCCGATGCGCTGATGGGCGATGGCGCCGGCATCCTGATTCAGATTCCCGACCAGTACTACCGCGAAGAAATGGCCAAGCAGGGCGTGGAATTGCCGCCGCCTGGCGAATACGGCGTGGGCATGGTCTTCTTGCCGAAGGAACACGCGTCGCGCATCGCTTGCGAACAGGAAATCGAACGCGCCGTGCGCATCGAGGGACAAGTCGTGCTGGGCTGGCGCAACGTGCCCATCGATACGGATATGCCGATGTCGCCCACCGTGCGCGCCAAGGAACCGGTCATCCGACAGATCTTCATCGGCCGCGGCCCGGACATCATGGTCACCGATGCGCTCGAGCGCAAACTGTATGTGATCCGCAAATCGTCGGGCCACGCCATCCAGGCGTTGAAGCTGCTGCACGGCAAGGAATTCTTCGTGCCGTCGATGTCGGCGCGCACGATTGTGTATAAAGGCTTGCTGCTGGCCGACCAGGTGGGCGTGTATTACAAGGACTTGCAGGATGCGCGCTGCATCTCGGCCCTGGCCCTGGTGCACCAGCGTTTCTCGACGAATACCTTCCCCGAATGGCCGCTGGCCCACCCCTACCGTTTGATCGCGCACAATGGCGAGATCAACACCGTCAAAGGCAACTTCAACTGGATGCGCGCGCGCGAAGGCGTGATGAAGTCGGCCGTGCTGGGCGACGACCTGCAGAAACTCTTTCCGCTGATCTATGAAGGCCAGTCCGACACGGCGTGCTTCGACAATGCGCTGGAACTGCTGTTGATGGCCGGTTATCCGATCGCCCAGGCGATGATGATGATGATTCCGGAAGCGTGGGAAAACCACACGACGATGGACGACAACCGCCGCGCCTTCTATGAATACCACGCGGCCATGATGGAACCGTGGGATGGCCCCGCCGCCATGGCGTTTACGGATGGCCGCCATATCGGCGGCACGCTGGACCGCAATGGCTTGCGTCCGGCCCGTTATATCGTCACGGACGACGACCTGGTGGTGATGGCGTCGGAATCGGGTGTGCTGCCGATCCCGGAATCGAAAATCATCCAGAAATGGCGCTTGCAGCCTGGTAAAATGTTCCTGATCGACCTGGAAGCGGGCCGCATCATCGACGACCAGGAACTGAAAAACACCTACGCCAACGCCAAGCCATATAAAGCGTGGATCAACTCGGTGCGCATCAAGCTCGACGAGATCAAGCTGGCCGAAGGCCAGGCGAAACACGACCGCGCCCAGGGCGAAAAAGAGCAGCCATCGTTGCTCGATCGCCAGCAGGCGTTCGGCTATACGCAGGAAGACTTGAAATTCCTCATGGCACCGATGGCCGTGGCCGGCGAAGAGGCGACGGGGTCGATGGGCAATGACTCGCCGCTGGCCGTCATGTCGAACAAATTGAAGCCGCTGTATAACTACTTCAAGCAACTGTTCGCGCAAGTGACGAATCCGCCGATCGACCCGATCCGCGAAGCGATGGTGATGTCGCTGGTGTCGTTCATCGGCCCGAAACCGAACTTGCTCGATACCAACAACGTCAACCCGCCGATGCGCCTGGAAGTGGCGCAGCCCGTGCTGGGCTTTGACGACATGGCGCGGCTGCGCAACATCAGCGCCCACACGGGCGGCAAGTTCAAGTCATACGAGCTGGACATCTGCTACCCGCTGGCCTGGGGCAAGGAAGGCGTGGAAGCGTGCCTTGCGTCGCTGTGCGCGGAAGCCGTCGATGCCGTCAAATCCGGCCACAACATCCTGATCGTCTCGGACCGCGCCATTTGCGCCGACCAGGTGGCGATCCCTGCGCTGCTGGCCACCTCGACCGTGCACCAGCACCTGGTGAGCAAGGGCTTGCGCGCCTCCACCGGCCTCGTCGTGGAAACGGGCTCGGCCCGCGAAACGCACCACTTCGCCCTGCTCGCTGGCTATGGCGCAGAAGCCGTCCACCCGTACCTGGCCATGGAAACCCTGGCCGAGATGGCGCACGGCTTGCCTGGCGATTTGTCGGCCGAGAAAGCCATCTACAACTACACCAAGGCGGTGGGTAAAGGCTTGATGAAGGTCATGTCGAAGATGGGCATTTCGACGTATATGTCGTACTGCGGCGCGCAAATCTTCGAAGCCATCGGCTTGAACAAGTCGCTGGTGGACAAATACTTCAAGGGCACGGCGTCGAACGTGGAAGGCATCGGCGTGTTTGAAGTGGCGGAAGAAGCGCTGCGCCTGCACGCGCTGGCCTTCGGCAACGATCCCGTGCTGATGGATAAGCTCGACGCAGGTGGCGAATATGCGTTCCGCGTGCGTGGCGAAGACCACATGTGGACGCCGGATGCGATTGCGAAGTTGCAGCATTCGACGCGCAGCAACAATTTCTCCAGCTATAAAGAGTACGCGCAAATCATCAACGACCAGAGCCGTCGCCACCTGACCCTGCGCGGCCTGTTCGAATTCAAGCTCGATCCGACCAAGGCGATACCGCTCGACGAAGTGGAACCGGCCAAGGAAATCGTCAAGCGTTTTGCTACCGGCGCGATGTCGCTCGGCTCGATCAGCACGGAAGCGCACGCGACCCTGGCCGTGGCCATGAACCGCATCGGCGGCAAGTCGAACACGGGCGAGGGCGGCGAAGATCCGAACCGCTATACGCAGGAATTGAAGGGCATCCCGATCCGCCAGGGCGACACCATGGCGTCCATCGTGGGCGCCGAGCAGATCGTCGTCGATATTCCCCTGCAGGAAGGCGATTCCATGCGCTCGCGCATCAAGCAGGTGGCGTCGGGACGTTTCGGCGTCACGGCAGCCTACCTGAACTCGGCCGACCAGATCCAGATCAAGATGGCGCAAGGCGCGAAACCGGGCGAAGGCGGCCAGTTGCCAGGCCATAAAGTGTCGGAATACATCGCCAGCCTGCGCTTCTCCGTGCCGGGCGTGGGCCTGATTTCGCCGCCGCCGCACCATGACATCTATTCGATCGAAGATCTGGCGCAGCTGATCCATGACTTGAAAAATGCCAATCCGCGTGCTTCGATTTCCGTGAAACTGGTGTCGGAAGTCGGTATCGGCACGGTCGCCGCCGGCGTCACCAAGGCCAAAGCCGACCATGTCGTCGTCGCCGGCCACGACGGCGGCACGGGCGCCTCGCCATTGTCGTCCGTGAAGCATGCGGGTACGCCATGGGAGCTGGGTCTGGCCGAAACGCAACAAACGCTGGTCTTGAATGGCTTGCGCAGCCGCATTCGCGTGCAGGCCGACGGCCAGATGAAAACGGGCCGCGACGTGGTCATCGCCGCCCTGCTGGGCGCCGACGAAATCGGTTTCGCCACGGCACCGCTGGTGGTCGAAGGCTGCATCATGATGCGTAAATGCCATTTGAATACGTGCCCGGTGGGCGTGGCCACGCAAGACCCGGTGCTGCGCGCCAAGTTCTCCGGCAAGCCCGAGTATGTCGTCAATTACTTCTTCTTCGTTGCCGAAGAAGCCCGTCAATTGATGGCGCAGCTGGGTATCCGCACGTATGACGAATTGATCGGCCGCGTCGATTTGCTCGATAAATCGAAGGCGATTTCGCACTGGAAGGCGCAAGGCCTGGACTTCTCGGCCATCTTCTACAAGCCGGAAACACCAAGCGGCCAAGCCTGCCGCCACGTGGAGTTCCAGGACCATGCGCTGGAGAAAGCACTGGACCACAAGCTGATCGCGCAAGCGCGCGCGGCGCTGGAGAAGGGCGAACGCGTCTCCTTCATCTCGCCGGTGCGCAACGTCAACCGCACGGTGGGCACCATGCTGTCCGGCGAAGTGGCGAAGAAATATGGCCACGCCGGCTTGCCGGACGACACCATCCACATCCAGTTGCAAGGCACGGCGGGCCAGTCGGCCTGCGCCTTCCTGGCGCACGGCATCACGATCGACCTGGTGGGCGAGGGCAACGATTACGTCGGTAAAGGCTTGTCGGGCGGACGCATCATCGTGCGGCCGAATACGGAATTCCGTGGCTGGGCCGTGGATAACATCATCATCGGCAACACGGTGCTGTACGGCGCCATTGCCGGCGAAGCCTTCTTCAATGGCGTGGCCGGTGAACGCTTTGCCGTGCGCAACTCGGGCGCCACCACGGTGGTCGAGGGTCTGGGCGACCATGGCTGCGAATACATGACGGGCGGCACCGTCGTGGTGCTGGGCAACACGGGGCGCAACTTCGCGGCCGGCATGTCGGGCGGCATCGCCTATGTGTATGACCCGGCCGGCGACTTTGCCACCAAATGCAACACGGCCATGGTCAGCCTGGACAAGGTCGTGTCGGCAGCGGAACAGCATCTCGACCGCGACGCCTGGCATACGCAGCACCGCGACGGCGTGCCGGAAGCCGATGAGGTCATCCTCAAGCGCCTGATCGAGCGTCACTTCAAGCACACGGGCAGCACCCGCGCCCGCGTCCTGCTCGACGATTGGGCTGCGGCGCGCGGTAAGTTCGTGAAAGTCTTCCCGAACGAATACAAGCGCGCGCTGATTGAAATGGCTGCCGATGCCGCCATGGACGTGCAAGCCGTCGCCGCCTGA
- the mlaD gene encoding outer membrane lipid asymmetry maintenance protein MlaD: protein MQRKSIDVWVGLFVLLGVAALMFLALKAGNMSSLSFSKTYTISAKFDNIGGLKPQAPVKGAGVVVGRVAEIRFDDKTYQALVKLDIEDGYKFPKDSSAKILTAGLLGEQYIGLEAGGDLTNLAEGDKIARTQSATVLEDLINQFIYSKAAEGKDSK, encoded by the coding sequence ATGCAACGTAAATCTATAGATGTCTGGGTCGGCTTGTTCGTCTTGCTGGGTGTGGCGGCATTGATGTTTCTGGCGCTCAAGGCCGGCAATATGAGCTCGCTGTCTTTCAGCAAGACGTATACCATTAGTGCCAAGTTCGACAATATTGGCGGTCTCAAGCCGCAGGCGCCTGTCAAGGGCGCTGGCGTGGTGGTGGGTCGCGTGGCAGAGATCCGCTTTGACGACAAGACGTACCAGGCGCTGGTGAAACTCGACATCGAAGATGGCTACAAATTTCCGAAAGACAGCTCGGCCAAGATTTTGACGGCCGGTTTGCTGGGTGAGCAGTATATCGGCCTGGAAGCAGGCGGCGATCTGACGAACCTGGCAGAGGGCGACAAGATTGCCCGTACTCAATCGGCCACAGTGCTGGAAGACCTGATCAATCAGTTCATCTACAGCAAGGCAGCGGAAGGAAAGGACAGCAAATGA
- the mlaE gene encoding lipid asymmetry maintenance ABC transporter permease subunit MlaE: protein MIARFLAAIGAWLRRSVQDLGFAVRSFFLIIASSGGLWRRPHLLIEQLFYIGSRSVLIIAVSGLFVGMVLGLQGYYTLSTFGATQSLGQLVALSLMRELGPVVTALLFAGRAGTSLTAEIGLMKAGEQLSAMEMMAVNPIQRVLAPRFWAGVIAMPILGGIFTAVGVIGSYLVGVVLIGVDEGSFWSQMQGGVNVWKDIGNGTYVKSMVFGIAVTFIALFQGYQAQPTPEDVSGATTRTVVISSLMVWWLDFMMTALMFSK, encoded by the coding sequence ATGATCGCGCGTTTCCTGGCGGCGATCGGAGCATGGTTGCGGCGGTCGGTACAAGACCTCGGCTTTGCCGTGCGTTCGTTCTTCCTCATCATCGCCTCCTCGGGTGGCCTGTGGCGCCGTCCACACTTGCTCATCGAGCAATTGTTTTACATCGGCAGCCGCTCGGTGCTGATCATCGCCGTGTCCGGCCTGTTCGTCGGCATGGTGCTGGGTTTGCAAGGTTATTACACGCTGAGCACCTTTGGCGCGACGCAGTCGCTGGGGCAGTTGGTGGCGTTGTCCTTGATGCGTGAACTGGGCCCGGTCGTCACGGCGCTGTTGTTCGCCGGCCGCGCCGGTACCTCGCTGACGGCGGAAATCGGCCTGATGAAGGCGGGCGAGCAATTGTCGGCCATGGAAATGATGGCCGTCAATCCGATCCAGCGCGTGCTGGCGCCCCGTTTCTGGGCCGGCGTGATCGCCATGCCTATCCTGGGCGGCATCTTCACGGCCGTCGGCGTCATCGGCAGTTACCTGGTGGGCGTCGTGCTGATCGGCGTCGATGAAGGCTCGTTCTGGTCGCAGATGCAGGGCGGTGTGAATGTCTGGAAAGATATCGGCAATGGTACCTATGTCAAAAGCATGGTCTTCGGTATCGCGGTGACATTCATCGCGCTGTTCCAGGGGTATCAGGCACAGCCGACACCGGAAGACGTCTCCGGCGCTACCACGCGCACGGTGGTGATTTCGTCGTTGATGGTGTGGTGGCTCGATTTCATGATGACGGCGTTGATGTTTAGCAAGTAA